Proteins from a single region of Streptomyces sp. TN58:
- a CDS encoding DNA cytosine methyltransferase, with product MDLFAGAGGFSSGFSRYTPEGATNPFTSIAAVEFDRAAAATYAANFGGSHVFAGDIAHFDPTPFKGQVDVIMGGPPCQGFSGLGKEDPTDPRNELWQEYVRVVAKVHPKVFVIENVDRFLKSAQYAELLSASETPGHPLHDYTVVPAVLNAADYGVPQARRRVIVICTHKDFAEPLRHPAPTHAKNGYEQDGTQDVLFNALAGSQGLPRWVPVSKVFDISAKRPLSERMPDPRDDGLSTCSVPGHYLTTDLHFGRNPENLSRARYMAIPENGNRKDLRGVSYRLDRAGRIRLSTEKDYGRLKGQEFYLSTASWDKHDSGSGDVMGRMRKNAPSVTIRTEFYKPEKGRYLHPTENRPITHYEAALIQGFPETFKWHGTKIEIARQIGNAVPVGLGRALAEAIHTFLARHN from the coding sequence ATGGATCTGTTCGCCGGGGCTGGGGGCTTTTCCTCCGGGTTCAGTCGCTACACCCCTGAGGGGGCGACCAACCCGTTCACCTCGATCGCCGCCGTCGAGTTCGACCGGGCCGCGGCGGCGACGTACGCCGCCAACTTCGGCGGTTCACATGTCTTCGCCGGGGACATCGCGCACTTCGACCCCACTCCCTTCAAGGGACAGGTCGACGTGATCATGGGTGGGCCGCCATGTCAGGGCTTCTCCGGACTCGGCAAGGAGGATCCGACGGACCCGCGCAACGAGCTCTGGCAGGAGTACGTGCGGGTGGTGGCCAAGGTCCACCCCAAGGTGTTCGTCATCGAGAACGTCGACCGTTTCCTGAAATCCGCGCAGTACGCGGAACTCCTCTCGGCTTCCGAGACCCCAGGGCACCCGCTGCACGACTACACGGTGGTGCCGGCCGTGCTGAACGCCGCCGACTACGGAGTACCACAGGCCCGACGGCGTGTGATCGTCATCTGTACCCACAAGGACTTCGCCGAGCCGCTGCGGCACCCGGCACCGACGCATGCCAAGAACGGCTACGAGCAGGACGGCACCCAGGACGTCCTGTTCAACGCGCTTGCCGGCAGTCAGGGTCTGCCGCGCTGGGTTCCGGTTTCCAAGGTCTTCGACATCTCCGCCAAGCGTCCGCTGTCGGAGCGCATGCCCGATCCGCGTGACGACGGGCTTTCGACGTGCTCCGTTCCCGGGCACTACCTCACGACGGATCTCCATTTCGGCCGAAATCCGGAGAACCTTTCCCGCGCTCGGTACATGGCCATTCCCGAGAACGGAAACCGGAAGGACCTTCGCGGGGTCAGCTATCGCCTCGACCGGGCAGGCCGGATTCGCCTCTCCACCGAGAAGGACTACGGCCGGCTGAAGGGGCAGGAGTTCTATCTTTCCACAGCGAGTTGGGACAAGCACGATTCCGGATCCGGCGATGTCATGGGCCGCATGCGGAAAAACGCTCCTTCGGTGACCATTCGGACGGAGTTCTACAAGCCCGAGAAGGGGCGCTACCTGCACCCGACCGAGAACCGGCCGATCACTCACTACGAAGCCGCTCTCATCCAGGGGTTCCCCGAGACGTTCAAGTGGCACGGAACCAAGATCGAGATCGCTCGACAGATCGGCAACGCCGTACCCGTGGGTCTCGGCAGGGCTCTGGCCGAGGCCATCCACACATTTCTTGCGCGCCACAACTGA